In one Nicotiana tomentosiformis chromosome 6, ASM39032v3, whole genome shotgun sequence genomic region, the following are encoded:
- the LOC138893477 gene encoding uncharacterized protein, whose amino-acid sequence MKVSVTHSEKFREVAEDDITFTEEDADGLLLPHNDAIVISLNVLDFKIKCVLVDPGSSANIIQLSELEQAKLTGNIIPATKLLVGFNLASVITRGEIMLPTNAEGVIKMTLFEVVDGDMGYNIILGRTWLHNMKFVPSTNHQFLKFPTPEGIKQIKGDQPVIREMNAISVSSSKGKEHAA is encoded by the coding sequence ATGAAGGTGTCAGTAACCCACAGCGAGAAATTCCGGGAAGTCGctgaagacgatatcacttttacggaGGAAGATGCAGACGgattgttgttaccacacaacgacgcaatagtaatttctttaaatgtattagattttaaaatcaaatgtGTTCTGGTGGATCCAGGGAGTTCGGCCAACATTATACAATTGAGCGAATTGGAACAAGCCAAACTTACCGGAAacatcattccggccacaaaactcctTGTCGGGttcaacctcgcaagcgtgaTAACCCGAGGAGAGATCATGTTGCCCACAAATGCTGAGGGGGTGATAAAGATGACCCTTTTTGAAgtggtggatggtgatatgggctACAACATTATCCTGGGAAGAACGTGGTTGCACAATATGAAGTTTGTACCATCAACGAATCATCAgtttctgaaattcccaactcccgaGGGGATTAAACAGATAAAAGGCGATCAACCAGTGAtaagggagatgaatgcgatttcggtctccagtagcaaagggaaggagcatgcggcatag